One genomic region from Scomber scombrus chromosome 19, fScoSco1.1, whole genome shotgun sequence encodes:
- the pttg1ipa gene encoding PTTG1 interacting protein a gives MDLRSFVPALLLVLSLATVFAQTSAPGKECEAKNGTSCEECLKKVSCLWCIKTKSCVTYPVKTILPPHALCPLNDARWGLCWMNFQILIITMAVVGGIIIIAFLVCLFCCCKCENVGSERFQAKMQKQANKTKTKQEERRAEMKERHDEIRKKYGLNGQNPYSRFA, from the exons ATGGATTTACGGAGTTTCGTCCCTGCTCTGCTTCTTGTCCTCAGTTTGGCAACAGTTTTCGCTCAGACTTCCGCACCTGGGAAAG AGTGTGAGGCGAAAAATGGGACAAGCTGTGAGGAATGTCTGAAAAAAGTGTCG tgCTTGTGGTGTATCAAAACTAAGTCGTGTGTAACTTACCCAGTGAAAACCATCCTTCCACCGCACGCACTCTGTCCACTGAATGATGCACGCTGGGGGCTCTGCTGGA TGAACTTCCAGATATTGATAATCACAATGGCAGTGGTCGGGGGAATTATCATCATCGCCTTCCTGGTCTGTTTGTTCTGCTGCTGCAAGTGTGAGAACGTTGG ATCCGAAAGGTTCCAGGCTAAGATGCAGAAACAAGCCAATAAGACGAAAACCAAGCAAGAAGAGAg GAGGGCAGAGATGAAAGAGAGGCATGACGAAATCAGAAAGAAATACG GTCTAAATGGGCAAAATCCATACTCCAGATTTGCGTGA
- the myo10l1 gene encoding unconventional myosin-X codes for MDGDVIQSENDFWNKQKYQPIRVVQRRALRGARVWVREKEQLVPATVNSCGDGTLVVTTDYGKVLYLPQAEVTRERVYAMHKSSIDGVEDMSSLAELHEAAIMHNLYQRYKKDSIYTNIGSILAAVNPYKQISGMYDPERVDLYSKHHLGELPPHIYAIANECYRCIWKRHDSQCVLISGESGAGKTESTKLLLQFLSVMSQSSAGSPPSEKTTRVEQAIVQSSPIMEAFGNAKTVYNNNSSRFGKFIQLHFSEGGNIQGGCIIDYLLEKNRVVRQNPGERNYHIFYALLAGANKEHKSLYFLEDPPESFHYLSQSGCLKDKSLNDKELFNSVMEALKVLEFTEEEIRDMFKLLSGVLQLGNIEFMTAGGAQITTKQVVTDASELLGLDAFQLSEVMTQRSIILRGEEICSPLTIEQAVDSRDSVAMALYSQCFSWIILKINQKVKGKENFKSIGILDIFGFENFEVNRFEQFNINYANEKLQEYFNKHIFSLEQLEYNREGVQWDAIDWMDNAECLDLIEKKLGLLALVNEESRFPKGTDFTLLEKLHSRHSTNPYYVKPRLAEHQFGIKHYAGEVLYDVKGVLEKNRDTFRDDILNMLKDSRLDFIYDLFEKVGSRNNEEKMGTARRKPTVSSQFRDSLHALMATLSVSNPFFIRCIKPNMEKNPNIFDPEVVLNQLRYSGMLETVKIRRAGFPVRRTFKDFVLRYKIIYKEKVTTAGDDKKRSTDLLTKYDKTKKEWQLGKTKVFMKESLEQRLEKDRDEVRRQAAMIIRAHLLTFTAKKHFKRVCASVMTLQKHFRKHIKHTRFIKQRKAALVLQKHRRGQVARTKVRKLREEKKKREEEQKKKEVEEKKPVVEGEQEKVNGKEQAEEKEKEKSSDEETRQMEEILQLEREIERLQKKREDEVSQLCESSKQELQLRRDAELKRMKKEASRKATELIDLLNFGGVDPSLGAAAPKAAAEAKPPKVASTSASASKEEEVDEGFHAEEECIPLPDFPPPAETDTPVDQEIFAQLPPPPPAFAEGTVPPAPPPPPPLPADGVPVAGLPPPPPGDGSAIPPPPPPLPPPPPPAEGTEGEKKDGAKAGPERKVSMVESLVDGEEPIYSMPADTESDYDQEEEEGSVTAGDDSSVSGSNRGSAAVTDEEHPRKSTCTNASIESYRGSSDSYADSDDEHDGMMDTDEEVTNGRVTLFNGNGPPYFHGYLYMKAGLMIPWRRRWCVLKDETFMWFRSKQESLKSGWLYKKGGGLSTLSRRLNWKMRWFVLRDNKLMYYDNDSEEKLKGTIDIRAAKEIVDNHEKENALNIVTDERTYQVFAESPEDASGWFNVLSKVRVCTPEQLLEMSHEQANPKNAVGTLDVGLIDSVCASDNPDRPNSFVIITANRVIHCNSDTPEEMHHWISLLQKPKGDARIDGQEFLVRGWLQKEMKTNAKSTSLKLKKRWFVLTHNSLDYYKSSERNSSKMGTLVLNSLCSIIQPDERVHRETGYWNIIVYGRKHSYRLYTKMLNEAIRWTATIQGVIDSKTPIETPTLQLIRDIKENSVNPDIVEQMYRRNPILRYTQHPLHSPLLPLPYGEVTSLHRQQGYASLQDEAVRVFNSLQEMETLADTVPIIQGILQTCQDLRPLRDEVYCQVIKQTNHVPQPNSPANRAHWHLLTCMSCTFLPSRTILRYLRFHLKRVRERYPGTDIERYASFIGESLKKTKTREFVPSQEEIAALLVRQEMSTTVYCHGGGSCKISINSHTTAGEVVEKLIRGLAMEESKNLFSLFEHNACTDRALESRVIVADVLAKFERLAGSEEEEEEGEWKLYFKLYCFLDVESMPKEGVEFAFMFEQAHESLISGHFPASEETLQHLAALRLQYLHSDGAGRAGWSLGGVYPIGRLRNRILHSTKPGVGAASGAGGGGAGDGKGTIGGPGCVGIGVEKRKTPSFLDGTLRRSFKTGSLKKQKVEEEQMLEMWVKEETSATRTSVLEKWTRLHGMPQHQAMLKYMSIVKEWPGYGSTLFDVECKEGGFPHDLWLSVSADNVSVYKRGEPKPLETFQYEHITFFGASQLCTYKIIVDEREMFFETPLVGEITKIMRAYINMMVKKRCSIMSVTSVTSNWAR; via the exons ACTAATATCGGCAGCATCCTGGCAGCTGTCAACCCCTACAAACAGATCTCAGGCATGTATGACCCAGAGCGGGTGGACCTTTACTCTAAGCACCACCTTGGGGAGCTCCCACCGCACATCTATGCCATAGCCAATGAATGCTATCGCTGCATCTGGAAACGCCACGACAGCCAGTGTGTCCTCATCAG CGGTGAGTCGGGGGCAGGGAAGACGGAGAGCACTAAACTGTTGCTGCAGTTCCTGTCGGTGATGAGCCAGAGCTCCGCCGGGAGTCCTCCATCAGAGAAGACCACACGTGTGGAGCAGGCCATTGTACAGAGCAG TCCGATCATGGAAGCATTTGGTAATGCGAAGACTGTTTACAACAACAACTCCAGTCGTTTTGGGAAGTTCATCCAGCTTCACTTCTCTGAGGGTGGCAACATCCAGGGAGGCTGCATTATTGACt ATTTACTGGAAAAG AACCGAGTTGTACGACAAAACCCTGGAGAACGTAACTACCACATCTTCTACGCACTGCTGGCGGGAGCCAACAAAGAGCATAAAA GCCTCTATTTCCTGGAGGACCCTCCTGAATCTTTCCACtacctcagccaatcaggatgtCTAAAGGACAAGAGTCTGAATGACAAAGAACTGTTTAACAGTGTTATG GAGGCGCTGAAGGTGTTAGAGTTTACAGAGGAGGAGATCAGAGACATGTTTAAGCTGCTGTCGGGCGTCTTACAGCTCGGTAACATCGAGTTCATGACTGCAGGAGGGGCCCAGATCACAACCAAGCAAG TGGTCACAGATGCCAGTGAGCTGCTGGGTCTGGATGCCTTTCAGCTGTCTGAGGTGATGACTCAGCGCTCCATTATcctcagaggagaggaaatcTGCTCCCCACTCACTATAGAGCAG GCTGTGGACTCCCGGGACTCTGTTGCTATGGCGTTATATTCCCAGTGTTTCTCCTGGATCATCCTCAAGATCAATCAGAAGGTCAAAGGGAAGGAAAACTTCAAGTCCATCGGCATCCTTGACATCTTCGGCTTTGAGAACTTCGAG GTGAATCGGTTTGAGCAGTTTAACATCAACTACGCCAACGAGAAACTCCAAGAGTACTTCAACAAGCATATTTTCTCCTTGGAGCAGCTGGAGTACAATAG GGAAGGTGTCCAGTGGGACGCCATAGACTGGATGGACAACGCTGAGTGTCTTGACCTAATAGAGAAG aAACTGGGATTGTTGGCACTGGTGAACGAAGAAAGTCGATTCCCCAAAGGAACAGACTTCACTCTGCTGGAAAAGCTTCACAGCAGACACTCT ACAAACCCTTACTATGTCAAGCCCAGACTTGCTGAGCATCAGTTTGGTATCAAACATTATGCTGGAGAG GTCCTGTATGATGTTAAAGGGGTCCTGGAGAAGAACAGAGATACTTTCAGAGATGATATCCTAAACATGCTCAAAGACAGCAG ACTGGACTTCATCTATGACTTGTTTGAAAAGGTTGGCAGCAGGAACAATGAGGAGAAGATGGGAACAGCCAGACGCAAACCTACAGTGAGCTCCCAGTTCAGG GACTCCCTCCATGCTCTCATGGCCACCCTGAGTGTATCCAACCCTTTCTTCATCCGTTGTATTAAGCCCAACATGGAAAAG AATCCAAATATATTTGACCCAGAGGTCGTCCTGAACCAGCTGAGGTATTCTGGGATGTTGGAGACTGTCAAGATCCGTCGAGCAGGGTTCCCCGTCCGCAGAACTTTTAAAGACTTCGTCTTGCG ATACAAGATCATCTACAAAGAGAAAGTGACCACAGCAGGAGATGATAAGAAGAGGAGTACAGATCTTCTAACCAAATATGACAAAACCAAGAAAGAGTGGCAGTTAGGCAAGACCAAG GTGTTTATGAAAGAGTCTCTGGAGCAGCGTTTAGAAAAAGACAGGGATGAAGTCCGACGCCAAGCTGCCATGATAATCCGAGCCCACTTACTCACTTTCACTGCAAA GAAGCACTTCAAGCGCGTATGTGCCAGTGTCATGACTCTCCAGAAACACTTCCGAAAGCACATCAAACACACGCGGTTCATAAAGCAACGCAAAGCAGCGCTAGTGCTGCAGAAACACAGGCGAGGTCAGGTGGCGCGCACTAAAGTCCGGAAACtcagggaggagaagaagaagagggaggaagagcagaagaagaaagaggtggAAGAGAAGAAACCTGTGGTAGAAGGAGAGCAGGagaaagtgaatggaaaagAACAAgctgaggaaaaagagaaggaaaaatcTTCAGAT GAAGAGACTCGCCAGATGGAGGAGATCCTACAGTTGGAGCGAGAGATCGAGCGCttgcagaagaagagagaggacgAAGTGTCGCAGCTGTGTGAGTCTTCCAAACAGGAGCTCCAGCTTCGTAGGGACGCTGAGCTTAAGCGGATGAAGAAGGAAGCATCCCGCAAGGCCACAGAGCTCATCGACCTCCTGAACTTCGGAGGCGTGGATCCTTCACTGGGAGCAGCCGCACCTAAAGCAGCTGCAGAGGCGAAACCTCCAAAGGTTGCAAGTACCAGCGCAAGTGCATCCAAAGAGGAAGAGGTTGACGAGGGTTTCCATGCTGAAGAGGAGTGCATCCCTCTCCCTGATTTCCCCCCTCCTGCTGAGACAGACACGCCTGTGGACCAGGAGATATTTGCTCAActccctccaccccctcctGCTTTTGCAGAGGGAACAGTGCCTCCTGcaccacctcctccccctcccctgcCCGCAGATGGTGTGCCTGTTGCAGgcctgcctcctcctccacctggaGATGGCTCAGCtatccctccacctcctcctcctctaccacctccacctcccccagCAGAGGGgacagagggggagaaaaaagatgGAGCCAAGGCAGGACCGGAGAGAAAAGTGAGCATGGTGGAGAGCCTGGTGGATGGAGAGGAGCCAATCTACAGCATGCCAGCAGACACAGAGTCAGATTAcgaccaggaggaggaggaagggtcTGTCACAGCTGGAGACGACAGCTCTGTATCCGGGAGCAACCGCGGGAGCGCTGCCGTGACAGATGAGGAGCACCCGAGGAAGTCGACCTGCACCAATGCCAGCATTGAGTCCTACAGAGGCAGCTCTGACTCT TATGCAGACAGTGATGATGAGCACGATGGCATGATGGACACTGATGAAGAGGTGACGAATGGCAGAGTGACTTTGTTTAATGGAAATGGACCGCCATATTTCCATGGTTACCTCTACATGAAGG CTGGTCTGATGATCCCTTGGAGGAGGCGTTGGTGTGTGCTAAAAGATGAAACCTTCATGTGGTTCCGGTCCAAACAAGAGTCTCTCAAGTCTGGCTGGCTCTATAAGAAAGGAGGAGGACTCTCGACTCTCTCACGGAGGTT AAACTGGAAGATGCGCTGGTTTGTATTGAGGGACAACAAACTGATGTACTACGATAATGATAGTGAGGAGAAACTGAAGGGAACTATCGACATCCGGGCTGCCAA GGAGATAGTGGATAATCACGAAAAGGAGAACGCCCTGAACATTGTGACAGATGAGAGGACCTATCAGGTGTTCGCTGAGTCGCCGGAGGATGCAAG CGGGTGGTTTAATGTTCTCAGTAAAGTGCGAGTGTGCACTCCTGAGCAGCTGCTGGAGATGTCCCATGAACAGGCCAACCCAAAGAACGCTGTG GGAACTCTTGACGTGGGACTGATTGACTCCGTTTGTGCATCGGACAATCCTGATCG GCCCAACTCTTTTGTCATCATTACGGCCAACCGTGTGATCCACTGCAACAGTGACACACCAGAGGAGATGCATCACTGGATCAGTCTGCTGCAGAAACCCAAAGGAGACGCCAGGATCGACGGGCAGGAGTTCCTCGTCAGAG GATGGCTGCAAAAGGAGATGAAGACGAATGCTAAGAGCACCTCCCTGAAGCTGAAGAAGCGCTGGTTTGTTTTGACCCACAACTCTCTGGATTACTACAAGAGCTCAGAGCGTAACTCCTCCAAGATGGGAACTCTGGTCCTTAACTCCCTCTGCTCCATCATTCAGCCGGATGAACGCGTGCATagagagacag GCTACTGGAACATCATAGTGTACGGGAGGAAACACTCCTACCGCCTCTATACCAAGATGCTGAATGAGGCCATAAGGTGGACAGCCACCATACAGGGAGTCATTGACAGCAAGACCCCCATTGAAACTCCAACTCTGCAGCTCATTAGAGACATCAAg GAGAACAGTGTGAACCCAGACATAGTGGAGCAGATGTACAGGAGGAACCCCATCCTCAGATACACTCAGCATCCTCTGCACTCCCCTCTACTACCACTCCCTTATGGAGAGGTGACCAGCC TGCACAGGCAGCAGGGTTACGCCAGTCTGCAGGATGAGGCGGTGCGAGTTTTCAACTCACTGCAGGAGATGGAGACACTGGCAGACACAGTGCCCATCATTCAGGGCATCCTGCAAACCTGCCAGGATCTGCGGCCTCTCAGGGATGAG GTATATTGTCAGGTGATCAAGCAGACCAATCATGTGCCTCAGCCGAACAGCCCAGCCAATCGGGCACACTGGCACCTGCTCACCTGTATGAGCTGCACCTTCCTACCCAGTCGAACCATTCTCAGATACCTCCGCTTCCACCtcaagag ggTACGTGAGCGTTATCCTGGCACGGATATCGAGCGCTACGCCAGTTTCATTGGGGAATCCCTGAAGAAGACCAAGACTCGTGAGTTTGTTCCCTCACAGGAAGAGATCGCAGCCCTACTGGTTAGACAGGAGATGAGCACCACTGTCTACTGCCACGGAGGAGGCTCCTGCAAGATCTCCATCAACTCACACACCACAGCTGGAGAg gttgtggagaagctgaTCAGAGGTTTGGCCATGGAGGAAAGCAAGAACCTGTTCTCTCTGTTTGAGCATAACGCCTGTACAGACCGAGCTTTGGAGAGCAGAGTGATCGTGGCAGACGTACTGGCCAAGTTTGAAAG ATTGGCAGgcagtgaagaagaggaggaagaaggagaatgGAAACTCTACTTCAAGCTCTACTGCTTCTTGGATGTGGAAAGCATGCCGAAAGAGGGAGTCGAGTTTGCTTTCATGTTCGAGCAG gcCCATGAGTCTCTGATAAGTGGACACTTCCCGGCCTCAGAGGAGACGTTGCAGCATTTGGCTGCGTTACGTCTCCAGTATCTCCATAGTGACGGGGCAGGTCGTGCCGGATGGAGCCTGGGAGGTGTTTATCCAATTGGACGTCTCCGCAATCGCATCCTACACTCCACCAAGCCTGGCGTTGGGGCAGCAAGTGGAGCgggaggagggggagcaggAGATGGGAAGGGTACAATAGGAGGGCCAGGATGTGTCGGCATAGGGGTGGAAAAACGAAAGACCCCAAGCTTCCTGGACGGCACCCTGAGGAGAAGCTTCAAGACTGGTTCACTGAAGAAGCAAAAG gtggaggaggagcagatgCTGGAGATGTGGGTGAAGGAGGAGACATCTGCCACACGGACCAGTGTTTTGGAGAAGTGGACTCGGCTGCATGGCATGCCCCAGCACCAGGCCATGCTTAAATATATGAGCATCGTTAAGGAGTGGCCTGGATACGGATCTACGCTGTTTGATGTGGAG TGTAAAGAGGGTGGTTTCCCTCATGATCTGTGGCTGAGTGTGAGCGCTGATAACGTGTCTGTGTATAAACGAGGTGAACCCAAACCACTGGAGACCTTCCAGTATGAACACATCACTTTCTTTGGTGCGTCACAGCTATGCACCTACAAGATCATCGTGGATGAGAGGGAGATGTTCTTCGAGACTCCACTG GTTGGGGAGATCACCAAGATCATGAGGGCCTACATTAACATGATGGTGAAGAAACGTTGCAGCATCATGTCCGTGACCAGCGTCACCAGTAACTGGGCCAGGTGA